The Solea senegalensis isolate Sse05_10M linkage group LG11, IFAPA_SoseM_1, whole genome shotgun sequence genomic interval ATTGCTTCAACTTCAACACACCCACATGGGTCACAGAGACTTGCTGAGCTACCTGTCCTttacttcactttttattttatgcatatacaCATTTCAAGAGCAACCGATGACACAGGTGCAGGCCATTCCAAACTCTGTCAGTGTTGTCTCTGAACAAgcatcagtttttttaaaaaaggtctgAGAGGGTACTGCATACATCAAAATGTTTGGCTCATTCTggattttttatatatttaacatttctgcactctttttttttttagaacagaATACAATGGAAAAGAAAGTTTTATTTCTCATTGTTTAATACAACAAGATAATGTTATTCCCATCTCACATGGGAAATAAACTGAGAGGGCAGTTCAAAGGCAGGCAAAGCTGATGGAACACATGCATCTAAGGCAACAACATGAGCACTCATTATTACTTTTTCAttgctttctgttttcttctctttcagctcCGACCTCTTTCACCACAAGTATTACACACAATTCAGAGctcaaaatgtccacacagtGTCCTTTTTGTTGCTGTCAGACATTCCATTTCTCACAATGCCACCTGTCAGCCTTTCTTCCTCATAGACTGCCATGTTAATTTTGCTCACTTTGAGTCAGAAAGACCTGAGCGAAGGTACATTTTTAAACCGGCTTTGTCACGCATTCATATTAaaagttttgtttaaatgttgattGTTTGAAGGGGACTTTCCAGTGCATTTTTTTGTGGGAcattagttaataataatattaactagtattattattattattattctctctcCTACTACATTGgcagacacacaaaagcaaCCTGTCTTAGCATGCACAACTGCATTCTCTGGGAAAGTGCTCATGCTCTAGTTTTTTCAGATGTgaccacaaaaaataaataaatacacattttcagcTATAATTATATATGattatcattaatatcataATGATAATCAAGGTTTTGCTCTGCTGTCCTTGAAGGCTCGAGGCACTGTAACCTGAGAAGCTGTGATGGACACCCTGACTGGGGTCCAGCTCTGCCCAGTGAAAGACTTTGACCAAAGAGTGGagatgagagcagagaaacgTGAACACATGCGAGGACGTAACAATGTGACCTCGTGTCGCAGCCCCAGGGTAGAGTTTGACACAAAACTGATCCAAAATGAACAGAAAGACAAACGGCAGCTGGAATATCTGAGGAGGAGATCACTGAGCCCAGAGCTGTGCGGCTTGAAGTCTACAAGGACGAATACTTCACCAAAGACAATGAAACAGCATAGTTTAAAGTATCAGAATACAAACATCCACAAAATTCCCTCTAATGTTCATAAAAAGACGATTGTATCATCTAACAGCAGCATAACTGATGGTCCAAGTACCAGTACATGGGTAAATAAAAGATCCCttgacattatttttaatgtatcaCCAGATGTTCCCTCTGTCCCTCTAACACCTGCATCTTCcctccatctcctctcctcacttCCTCAGGCCTCATTATGGTCAGAGCCAGTAACACTGGTGAGGCAAGACAAAGATTGTTCAAAGAAACAAGCATCTACCTCCACACCAGAGATAAAGGAATCAAGCCAGCACAcgaagaaaagagagaatagTGTTAAAGGTAAAAGTCTTGGAATTACAATGCATTTTATCCAGTGACTGTATACCACTATCTTTAATCTTTCACCAGCTGTTCTTTCTGATTCTTCTCTTTCAAGTTCAAAAGTCCTCCAtcaaaacaatatttcaaaCAGAAAGCCTTCACCAAAAGTTTGCAACTCAAGCCAAATATGTCCCACCAAAAAACCCTGTTCGGGAGGCGGGTGTGCAGACAGTGTGAGTGGGACTTAAACATTTCCCTGAAACTTCCATATAATTCTATGTCAAAAATAGCAGGGATCTGTGTTTTAAATTCCCATGGCATGATCTTTTCTTCTGCACAGGTCTGGCCTCGTCACTGTTAAGGAATCGGTGAGTTTAAAACTGTTGCTGTATTCACTGGGGTTGTTGATATAAACTGCAGACTCTGGTTTTCTATAACtatttctgtcttcttctttttaggATGTTCAGCAGCTAGCTGAGTACTTGCAGGTAAATCAAATATTTTCCAACATCATCCCAAGCTGTTTATCAGTGAAGTGAGACAATGTGGctttcaaacaaagaaaatgaaaacaatagatttaatatttaaaaaaggtgAAGCCATAAGGAAATAAAGGTTCTCAGTTTAACACAGTCACGAGATTTCTAAAACTGCAAGGTCTTTTATTTGGCTCTTCAAATTTAGATTGAATCAAATATAAGACAATCTTAGATTTAGTAATTGAGATTATTTAAGTAAGGCTCTTGTCTTATTGAGTCATGGCTCAACAGCATTCATCATTTTGCTTTTAGCGttttagctacagtagctgttttatttttcatcagtTGATAGCCGTTTTAGGGGCATCATTTGTTCAATCGCGAGCATCGCTGAGCGACATACAGTATTCATGCAGCATTGTTGTTGTGCGTGTTCTTCTATCAGGAGGCCCTGTGGAGAGAGGAGGCCATGAAGAAGAAGCTGGTTGGTCTACAGGAGAGCATGTCAGACCTCGTGAACTCCTCCAACAAAATATGGACTGTAAGACTCTCTGTAGAATCAAACATACCCCCACACACCATTCACTGCACTTATCTATGTGACAGTCGTGTAGAGAGCCTCAGGAAGACATATGCAGCCTGTGGTTTGGAGCTTCCTGCTTCCGCTCAAGTCTATTCTGTGTAGGTGTAGTGTAAGCTGTAAGTGTAAGTATAAGTCATTCTTATACAGGAAGGATGTGACAGTCTGTTGCTGTTATATATGATTATAGCCTTTTTTTTAGGCTTATCTAGCTCTAACGAATGAAAGGATAATGTTAGAATGTTTTTCTAATGTTAATTAGAAAAACATTGTTCTAATTAAAGAACAATGTTTTTCTGTACTTTAATTAGGATTTGAAACaccaaaaatctaattttgttaaaaaaaaaaactttgtcatctgtaaaaaaaaatttactCAGGTATTTTGTTAGTactttgtaaaaatgtacacattatGACCCTGCCTGTGGCTCACTGATGCTGCAAGCTTTCATGCACGAGTGAGTGCAGGCAATACAagaacatgcaaaaacacattcatcttctATCTGCAGGTTCCAGTGCAAAAGTCAGTCATTTCCTCTCTAACCCACACAGGCTCGCTGCAGTGAAGACCTGCTGAGAAACAAGATCGGGGCTCTGGAGGCACAGCTGCATGTCTGTCTGAAGGTAAGAACAGCAGCTGGTGAAGAAGAAACCCACTCAGTGCAGCGGTTTAATCAGGCACtcgctgttttcttttctgcccTCTGTTAATCAGCCAGTCTGACTGCATTTTTACTCTCTCACATACTGGTCTCATCTAGTCGTATTGTGTCCTTGCATAAGTTTCCGAAAGATGGAGTGAAGAAACTGATGGTGCAGATGGAGAAGCAGAAACTGATATACGAAGAGAAAGCACTAGTTGCTCTTCAGAGGGCCACGCAGGAGAAAACTGAGGCACTCAGCAAGGCTGAGACACTGCAGGTTACTGAGTTTGTATGGTGACATTTGCTCTGCTCATCTATAAAAAGAACTATTCTAAGTTTTGCAGTTGAATATTGAATAtactttttatcatttttttcaccAGGAATCACTTATTTCAGCAAAGGCAGCGGCACTAAAGTGGCAGAGCTTGTACGAGGAGCTGAAGTTGAGCTGTGACCAACTCAGGGAGAACCAGCGCCTCAGCAATGAACAGCTGCAACAGCTACTCAGCCAAGTGGAGGTAGGGTACAGTAACATGGCAGTGTGCAAGGTGAGAAGTTTGAAGGACAGTTGTggtaaaaaatgtgtgtgtctctgttgtgcAGCTGTTCAGAGCCAGAGAGGATGAGCTGAGGGATGAAGTGGTGTCACTGAGGCAAGtgaacacagagctgcagtacAACATGTGTGTGCTGGAGGAGGATAACCTTCTCTCAAAGGAGGAAATCCAGAATCTTAGAGGTGAGACACTCAGAGCTATGTCTTTGTGTTCTGGGTAAATTTTTCTGAGGCTCAAAAGACAACATGTTGCCTCTTTCCTAGACGGTGACTGTAAGAGCCAGGAAATTCAGGATCGTCTGACATCACAGGAAACAGAGACGCAACTGAGAAAAAACTCTCAGATGGAAGAACAGCTTCGTCACACTCAGGAGAAACTACGCCTCAAGGAGAGCGAGGTCAGGTTGGGACATCACAGTATACTCAACCAAACCTATTTGTTAGGTTCAGGGCTGCCACATTGAAAAGTGTATTAAGCCACCTACAGCCAAATTtaatttacatgtgtgtgtgtgcagtgtgaagaGCTGCAGACAGAACTGCATGCAGTAGAGCAGGAGTGTCAGTCCAGCCAGGCCCGGCTGTCACAGTGCAGGGAAGAACTCCGGCAAATCAGCCACCGCCGCAAGAGActggtaagtgtgtgtgtaattacttatttatttgtttcctcttgAGAAGCTTTTCTGGCCTTTTCAGGGCCTTTTCAGTAGTCtccatgaagaccaaaacctggtcccaatgagacagagacataaTAATCAGTCATCATCaacaatataattataaatCCCTGTCGTTCCTGTCTGTTCAGATGCCATGTGGCTCCTGGAGGAAAGTCTGTGTgttcctccttctcctcgtcGCTGTGGCAGGGGTCATCATGATGTGGATGTGGCATCCTCCCTTCAGGGAGCAAGTGGAAGACCTGTACTCTGATATAGAGACACGCATCCAGGACTATCTCTTGGAAATGGCCACTCCTGAACACTCAGGCTGTTTTAGACCAATATGATGATGTTATTATAATTGagctgtagttgttgttgttgttgatgttgtttttaaaataggaTTTTAATTGGATGTCGTATTTTGCATAATGCATATGCCATGACATTTCccatttgtatttttcatatttaaaaatgttgacttCTGTGTCATGTCTGTCATACactatgtaaaataaatagtgCCATTTTTACCGTATGTACGGTAAGCAtaattttgtgtattatttttttattattaggaATATTATTTCAGGGGGGAGGGTTCCATAAGATAAATAATGTGATGTATTGTGCATTGTGTAGGCTGTTCAGACAGAGATGCAGTATTAAAAGGGCAACAGTGTTTGTAGTGTTGGAAAACAACCAAAATGCAATCTATGTTTACAAGTTGGCTGCTGCAGAATAGTTAGGGGTGGAAGAAAATACTACATATTTGCAGTGgcaaatattaatataaacataCAAATGAGACAAGTAAATGATGAGGTACTGAGGAGACAATGAAAGAGTTGCTTTTTTATAATAAGAAAAATACTCTCAGAAATGTAACTCACATTTTCTAAATGCACTCAGTTGCCACATTTGATTGGGAAATTAGACATTTGCCTTGACAAGCAGTGGAAcaggtggtttttttttataaagcagCTGGTGAATGTCAGTTGTTGACATCAGAGTGTGTAACTGGTAGACATTTAGAGTTAGTTGTTAGCTGTTAAAGGAAGTCATGGGGGAAATTCACTTAAAACACACCTGTGCTTTCTAAGTGATGAAACTGCACTATGTGGTATACCAACTGTCCATGCTTGTGCTAAATGATATGTGGTATATTCTACCAAAATGTGCATTGAACTAACAGGCATGACACACAGACCCATCTAT includes:
- the LOC122777013 gene encoding TRAF3-interacting JNK-activating modulator isoform X2 — translated: MDTLTGVQLCPVKDFDQRVEMRAEKREHMRGRNNVTSCRSPRVEFDTKLIQNEQKDKRQLEYLRRRSLSPELCGLKSTRTNTSPKTMKQHSLKYQNTNIHKIPSNVHKKTIVSSNSSITDGPSTSTWASLWSEPVTLVRQDKDCSKKQASTSTPEIKESSQHTKKRENSVKVQKSSIKTIFQTESLHQKFATQAKYVPPKNPVREAGVQTVSGLVTVKESDVQQLAEYLQEALWREEAMKKKLVGLQESMSDLVNSSNKIWTARCSEDLLRNKIGALEAQLHVCLKFPKDGVKKLMVQMEKQKLIYEEKALVALQRATQEKTEALSKAETLQESLISAKAAALKWQSLYEELKLSCDQLRENQRLSNEQLQQLLSQVELFRAREDELRDEVVSLRQVNTELQYNMCVLEEDNLLSKEEIQNLRDGDCKSQEIQDRLTSQETETQLRKNSQMEEQLRHTQEKLRLKESEVSVKSCRQNCMQ
- the LOC122777013 gene encoding TRAF3-interacting JNK-activating modulator isoform X1 translates to MDTLTGVQLCPVKDFDQRVEMRAEKREHMRGRNNVTSCRSPRVEFDTKLIQNEQKDKRQLEYLRRRSLSPELCGLKSTRTNTSPKTMKQHSLKYQNTNIHKIPSNVHKKTIVSSNSSITDGPSTSTWASLWSEPVTLVRQDKDCSKKQASTSTPEIKESSQHTKKRENSVKVQKSSIKTIFQTESLHQKFATQAKYVPPKNPVREAGVQTVSGLVTVKESDVQQLAEYLQEALWREEAMKKKLVGLQESMSDLVNSSNKIWTARCSEDLLRNKIGALEAQLHVCLKFPKDGVKKLMVQMEKQKLIYEEKALVALQRATQEKTEALSKAETLQESLISAKAAALKWQSLYEELKLSCDQLRENQRLSNEQLQQLLSQVELFRAREDELRDEVVSLRQVNTELQYNMCVLEEDNLLSKEEIQNLRDGDCKSQEIQDRLTSQETETQLRKNSQMEEQLRHTQEKLRLKESECEELQTELHAVEQECQSSQARLSQCREELRQISHRRKRLMPCGSWRKVCVFLLLLVAVAGVIMMWMWHPPFREQVEDLYSDIETRIQDYLLEMATPEHSGCFRPI